GAATCCGCCTGACATCTCAGAAAGCATCCTCAGTTGGACGGGGGAGGAGTTTTTGAGAAACGGCCAGCCAGTTGATTTACCCTACCAGATCATCTCCGAACAAAATTCGGGTAGCGGAGGAACTTATGGCTCGTGGTACCTCAGTCTCCTCAAGGTGGAGTTAGACTCAGATAAGGCAGCCAGTGGAGATTACTTTGGCGAGGAGGATGTTAGAATCGATCCCGTCATTCTTCGAAATCCTCAAATCTTCGGTGAAATTGCGAGTGATGATATAGACCCATGTGATCGACAGCGAAAAGATCCAGCACTCGTTGTCTTTTACGAAGACGTCATAGATCAGGACTACGACGTCGAGAATTTTGATGTAACGCTAAGGGCCGTAACCTCAGGTCTTCCAGGTTCGTTCCAATGGGAGAAGGTCAGAGGACCTGATTCTGGCTCTCTTGAAGATGCCAACATGTCAAAGGCCACGTACGCCAATCCGAAGACCGGAGGTCTTTATCAATTCGACGTGGACGTTGGGGGCCAGAAGATCAGAACATCACTTTTGCTTCCATTGGCTGGAGCCGATATAACTGAGTGGTTTCAAGCGGAAGCAGCATCTATTGGACCGTGGGCAAGGTCTCATTTGCGAGCTACGGAGGATGCAAACTATAGCATGGTTCCTTTTGTTACGCGCTATCAAGTATTCAAAACATGGTCCTTAATCTCTGGATCTTTCTTCGACTATACTCTTGATCCCGTAGACTCCGAAGAACGGTCACCTTGTCGAAGATACCAATCCACAATCCGTAGAGGAGGAGAATACGGATATGTGACAGTCAATGGGTACGTGATCCACGGAAGTAAGATTAATTTGGCTCTGTGGTCACTATTTGGTAATCACTGGGGATATTCTCATTTTCATCTTGTTGCAGGAGGGCACGTGAACTCGATTCTAAGAGGGAAAGGACTAGATTCATCTTCTGCGGGTATCGCCATTTACCTCGGGAGTCAGTTGTATCGTCATCCAGACATTGCAATTGACGATCCAATCCGGGAACTTGTTTTGCGATTGATGCAAAGCGATGAAGATCTAATCGAAGAGAAATTATGGCCTTCTCCCTATCCGATGGATCCTTCGAAATCTACAATGAATAGGCCTGATCCAGACCTTCCAACAACCGCAAACTAGTAAGGCAATCAATGAAGCTATTCTCCGAAATTATCGTTTTCCTAATCTTTGGAGTGGTCACAGGGCTTGCTCAGAGCCCTAGCTCTTCGGAGATTTATTCCCAAGTTGAATCCCTTTGGAACAACAATCAGATGGTGCAATTGGACCAGTATCTTGAGGATCTAATAGATCAGAATCCTGATTACGCCCCTGCGATCACTGCCTCTAGTTTCCATGATGCGATCTTCAAGGGGAAGCTTCCATCAGCGAAGCAAAAACTTGAGAGCATTAAGAATGACGCTTCAGCGAATAGCGGAAAATATAGCGATGAATTTATCGAGGCTGTCGAAGGACTTATTGAAGAACTTGACCATGAAATCGATATGCATGCCCGCCATGGAATCACTGATGCAACACTAGAAGCGAACGCGTCCGCAATTGCTGTTCGAGCTGCGTGGGGCAACGACATTCCGATTCAAATATTGATTATCGAGATTGCGAATGAAGTTACTCTCTAAACCAAAGGAGAAGTTAGGCCTCTTCGTTTTCGCGTTACTCATCATCGTTTTCATTCTCACCTCGTATTCGATCTACAGGTCAGTGGCTATCCCTTGGCCACGAATAAGCAATCCCGAGGATCTCGTCCATGATTGCGAAATCCTTTTGCGGTCCTATCCCAAAGGCTTCGACCTTCCAAGGAATTCATGGCCAAAATCAGTTTCTGATCTAGATCCCCAATATGTCTTCGTAGATGATGGATACGTAAAAATCGTCCTCAGCGGCGGTGGAATTGGAGATAGTTGGGGTCTCATTGTAGCAGGGGAAGACGGTCAGATAATCATGACCGAGGATACAGAGAAAACCCGTAACAACCGAATTTATCGATTCGAATGAACCATTTACCCAGCAATCCGCAGGAAATCCTCTGCTTGATTCCGACCCGATCCAGAGCCTCAACTCCAGGCTCGTGTAGACAGCCTCCCGCACCCGCCTGTGCCCCGCCCGGGCAACCCCTTTTATCTTGGGCGGCCTCCGCTGTCGTCCAAAATCTTTAAGTCCAATCCCGCCTGTATCCTTCCTGGCAGTCTCAAGTTCCTTCGGAAGGGGCAGGTTTTGACATAAAGTGTTATTGGCCGAGTCCTCGGCAAAAGTGGAGTGCCTTATTCGGACTGAGACGGGTCGAACCGTTGTGCGCCCTCAAGGTTCATTGCTGGCTGTAGGGTCTGCATGATGTCGTTCTTCATAGATTGAGGAAGGACCTTTCTACTTGCTAATTTCGAGTGGAACATTATGTCTCAATCCAACGGTAAGGCGGGTTATGAGATGTCCAAAGTGCAGTTCAACCGAGACTAAGGTTGTAGATTCGAGAGTCGGAAAAACGGAAACGTCGATTCGGCGGCGGCGGGAGTGTATTTCCTGCGGGTTTCGTTTTACTACGACCGAGGAAGTGCTGCGCGAGAATCTAAGGGTCATCAAAATGGATCAGAGTCGGGAAGACTTTGATCGGAACAAGGTGATGAAAGGGATTCGCAAGGCGATCGAGGGTCGCCCGGTCGAGATGGAGAGGGTTGAGATGATGATCGCAGATATCGTGGATACCCTTCAGAAGGAGTTTTTCGATGAAATCCCGACTAAAGCCATTGGGGAAGAAATCATGAACCGACTGAAGCTGATCGACCAGATCGCTTATGTGCGCTTTGCGATCGCTTACAAAGACATCCGTGATATCGCGGAGTTGGAACAAGAGATTTCAGTTTTCAATCGATGAATCGGGAGAAGCATGCGCTTCGGATGAAACGCAGGCGTTTGTCCGAAATACGGACTGCGAATGGCCTTCTAGGATCGATTTTCCCGAAATCGATGGGGGTCGCAGAGCAAGTAGACGAGGCTATCCGGTTTGCTTGGCGAGAAAAGGATGGCAGCGTAGAGCCCTCCGCGGGCGTTATTGAGAAACTGATTCAGTGGTATCAAAACAAGGACGCGAAGGTCTTGTTGAAAGTTCTGGATGCATCTTCGTTTTCCGGTGGTTTTCTCTGGTTGGGCGCGGCTCTCGACCGGGTCTTGGAACAACTGAAAGAGGGGCAGCCTGGAGTTTTGGTCGTTACAGGGTTGAAGGATTCGGTTCGGCCTGCGGCGAAGCGATGGTCTCAAAGGGCAGAACGGGAGCGACGGGAGCAGATAGAGATTCTGGAGGAACGGGCAAGTCTCTGGGCACGTTCAAAGGGATCACCGGTAACGCTCTTGGTTTCCTAGGCCCTTGACGGCGACTGAGCTTGGCCATGAGTGAGAAGACGCTTTTCCAGAAAATTATTCAGGGTGAAATCCCCGGAGATTTTCTCTATGAGGACGACGAATGTGTAGTTTTGCGGGACATCGACCCTCAAGCACCTACCCACCTTTTGGTCATCCCTCGTCAGGTCATTCCGAGAGTGGGTGAGGCGTCGGAAGCCGATCAGGCTCTTTTGGGTCACCTTTTGCTGGTTGCCGGAAAAATGGGGAGGGAGATGGAACTGGCAGACGGATTTCGGGTGGTGATCAACCACGGCAAACATGGCGGTGAGAGCGTGCCGCACCTCCACGTCCACCTGTTGGGTGGTCGCCAAATGAGCTGGCCGCCGGGTTAAGATCAGTTTGGGTTACCTCTTTTCAAAACGGCCGTCGGCTCTCTTGCGAACGACTTTGCGTAGCTCAAGGAGCATTAGAGTAGCGTTCACGGTAGCCGTTTCGAGGCCTGTTGAGGTTGCGATTTGATCCGGGTGTAGAATTTCGCCATCAGCTAGGCAATTTTCGATCAGGGTCTCTTCCGGCGTGGATGATGTCTTCAATTTGGGATCGCCATCGTCGGGAATCTCCAAAGTGGTGGGCATTGGCAGTTCATCTAGCCGGAGTTGCTCGATTATTTCTTCTGCTGATGTGACTAGAGTGGCTCCATCCCGTATCAGTTGGTGACATCCGGCGCTGGTCGACTGATCAATCCGTCCCGGGATCGCAAAGACCTGCCTTCCTTGATCACCGGCAAACCTTGCGGTGATCAGGCTTCCACCGGAAATATCTGTTTCCACCACCAATATTCCGATACTCATCCCAGCAACAATCCGGTTCCTCATTGGAAAGGACTGGCGATTAGCCCGATAACCAAAAGGAAACTCGGTAAGGATACACCCGCGTTCTTTGATCGATTGGAACAGATGGATATTCTCTGTCGGATAGACGATGTCAGCTCCATTTCCGAGAACAGCCACCGTTTCTCCACCAACCTCGAGTGCTCCTTCATGAGCAGCGGCGTCGATACCACTAGCCAGTCCGCTTACGATACAAATTCCTCGCCGAGCGAGGCTACCGGCAAAGGCTTTGGCCGTCCGAATTCCATAGAGCGTCGTTCTACGGGAGCCTATGATGGCGATCGCCGGCGAGAATGAGCGGAGCGAGCCCAAGGCGTATAAACCGATTGGGGGATCGTAGATTTCTTCGAGGATCTTCGGGTAGGCGGTGTCGGATTGGCGAATGAACTCAGCCTGGTGTTTTTCTAGCTGCCGCTTCTCCCTCTCCAAGTCGAAGTGATTGGGCCAACGAACGATCGATTCAGCGATCTTTCCGCCGACCCCTTCGACGGTTTTCAACTCAGTGCTCTTTGCCTGAAGAATTCTTGCTGGGTCCGGCCCGAACCGGTCGAAAAGCCTGCGTAGGGTTATCGGTCCCAAGTGGGGAATACCATTCAGGACGATCCATGCATCCTCAGAGGAAACGTGTTTCGGTCCATTATCCTGAATTCCTTCCATCCTTGATCATAAGTGGAGCGACGTCCTAGGACGGTCGCGGCAAAAACGGCCGCACGAGCTCGCTCACTCGGGTTTCCAGAATGGCATTCATCGACTTGGGATTCGAACAGTCTGCACGCACGCCGGCAAATCCTTCGTGAAATTGGTCAAACAGGCTCCAGACAAGGCGATCGTCTGTATCGGGTATGGGAAGATCGTTGATCTCTTCTCTCGAAAAGAACCCAAAGGAACCTTCATCAATCGGAGGCGGAAGCTCAGTCAGTCTCTTGCGGCAGTGAAAGAGAAACATGAGCCAGTGCTTCTCCCCTTCGAAGTTCTTCTCTGAAACATAGGCGAAGAGATGAAGATCCTCATCGGATAATTGAACTCCCACTTCCTCCATAGTTTCCCTTCGCGCGCATTCAAAGGGCGATTCACCAAAACCCATCTCTAATTTTCCGCCGATTGGACTCCATCTACCCTGGTTTGGAGAACGGTTTCTTAAGAGCATGAGAAAACGTTCTTTCTCGTCTCGAAGAAAAATGAGCGTGCTGATTCGAAAGGGGGCCTTCTTCGCTCCAACCATGAGGGTGAGAATGAAGGGCCGTTCTCAATTGTGGAGGATAAAGTGAGCGAGAATTCCGAATCCTGCTGACCCTCCGAGGATCCAGTCAGCCCAGCAGACTTTTTCATTCGGGCCAGCTTTGTTGAAAATGGCGAGAGCAAGGAAGAGGCTGAGCAGGCCTAGCGCGACAGCGTTCATGTTCCAATAGAGTGCGATTGCCGAAAGGAGAAGACCTACCGTCACAGGGAAAACAATTGAGTTTTTTCCCGGGCTTTCCCAGAGACGGGTAACGAAGGCCTGAACCCAAAACGCACCTACGAAGAGACTCCAAACTGGTGCTGTTTCAGATATTGTGGCGCCCGAAAGAAGGAACGGAAATAGAAGACTGGCACTCGCCACAACGGTTCCGACGATAAGACTCATCAGGGCGGGAGGCAGGGAGTCTACGGCCCGCTTTGACGGAGTCTGAGTCAGTATTAGGTAGACTAGCGCAATGACCGTGAAAACACCTCCGACCAGTAGGGCTCTCGCTGGCAGATAAACGAGAGCACTACCAAGAGAGACTAGCCAGACAAGCACCCAACAGGTGGCTACACCTACTCGGTTACGGACCATGAAATGATGCCTGCCTCCAAGGTGAGTTTCCCGGCTTTGCGGCAATGAGTCGAACCAGCGGTCGGCGCAGTAGACCAACCAGACCGCTGAACCTGTCCACAGTAGAGGACCCGCCTCAAGGAAAACACCAAATGTGAGGCCGCCTAAAATTGCCCAGAGGACAACTGCGAAAACCGTGTCTAGCGCGAGGAAATGGAGGATCATTCAAGCAGTGATGAACAAAAACCATTCGCTGTGGATCCGGGTTGTCCGGCCTTACATCTTTTGAAGCGTCTTTATACCAAGAAGTTCCAGACCCGTCTCAAGGAAAAGAAGGGTTCTTGCACAAAGCATCAGGCGGCGTTCCCTTTCTTTAGGATCATCCGTCATGACTCGGTTTGCGCTGTAAAAGGCACTGAAAGCGTTTGCGAGCTCGAAGAGGTAGGCACACAAGAAGTGTGGGCGAAAATCTTGAATCGCCTGACTAATCGCAATGGGGAATAGAACCATCTTCCGCGCCAGAAGGATTTCCTCTTCCGTTGAAAGTTGTTCGACCTCGCCTTTCATGGCCTCTGGGGGAATGCCGGCTTTTCTGAAAATAGCGTAAATCCTCGCGACGGCGTAGAGCAGGTAGGGCGCAGTGTTTCCTTCAAAGCTCAGCATTTTGTCCCAGGAGAATTGATAATCCTGGGTTCGATTTTGCATAAGATCAGCGTAGAAGATAGCTCCGATGCCAACAGTCTCCGCGATGGTTTCTTTTTCTTCCACGGCAAGATCGGGATTCTTTTCTTCCACAATGGCGCGTGCCCGCTCAACACCTTCATCGAGAAGCTCCTGTAGTTTTACAGAACCACCACTCCTCGTTTTGATCGCTTTACCTCCTTCTCCAAGGATCGTGCCGAACCATACATGCGTTAGTCTGGGCATTCTTCTGCCGATGGATGAATACCATTTATCGACAGTCAGGAACAGTTGCTCGAAATGGTCTCGTTGCCGACTGTCCGTTACATACACGATTTCGTCCGCATTCAGCTCTTCGGATCGATACTCAACGGTCGCGAGGTCTGTAGTCGCATAATTGCTTGCTCCATCCGATTTTCGCACAATAAAGGGCTGGTCCTTAAATCTTGGGTGTTCGGGATGAAAGACCACAAAAGCGCCTTCGCTGATCTCGGCAAGTCCTGCGCTTTCGAGAGATTCGCAAACTTTCTCCACCTTATCGCGGTAATAGCTTTCTCCCAGAGTGAGATCGAATGAGATTCCCATCTGTTCATAAAGAGCAGTGAAAGCCTGCTTACTAATCTCGTTTATCCTTTCCCAGAGCATCATCCGGTGCTCGTCGCCGCGCTGAAGAAGAACGAGCTCATTGCGCGCCTGTTCTCTTTTCTGAGGGTCTTCTTCGACGAGTTGGTTGCCTTTGCGGTAGAGTTCTTCCAGCAGAGAGAGTGCCGTCTCAGGACTCTCTTCGAAGTCGAATCCTAACTCCTCAACGGCGAGCAGGAGGATTCCAAACTGGGTCCCCCAATCACCTATATGATTGTCGCGGATTACCTTTGCTCCGCAAAACTCGAGTAGTCTCGAGATGGATTCCCCGATAACGGTCGACCGAATGTGGCCGACGTGCATTTGCTTGGCGGTGTTTGGACTGCTGAAGTCTACAACGACAGTTCTTCCTGCGTAGTAGTGCTGCAGTCCTCGGGAAAGGAGTTCTTCGTTGTCAAAGTTTCCGCACCAATCCGTCAGGAAACAAGGAGTGAGCCTAATGTTGATAAATCCGGGGCCAGCAATGGAAAGTTGTACGAGGGCTGGACCGAATCTTGGATCACGAGTCAATTCCTCGAGCAATGCGGTGGCGAGCTCTCGAGGATTTTTCCTAAGTTGCTTGGCAAGGGGCAGAACGCCATTGGCTTGAAAATCTCCAAAACGTGGATCTGCGGGACGGACCAGAGGATCGAAATTAGAAGGAAACTCGGAGAGATTCTTGGCGACTCCCGAAATCCATTCTCTGAGAGAGTGCTGCAGATCAAAGGGTGTTTTCATAAATTGGTGCTGGACATGAATATTCGTAATATGCTAAGCTGTCAGGCTTTACGGATGCAAAAGGGGTCCGGCAAGGTTGTTATTAAAATTGATTAATGAGAAAGAAAATCGTTTCGCCTCGAAAGTTTGTTAAGCCAAGTTATTCGGCTCTAATCGAGAAAAAGCGCGACGGGAGCGAATTTTCCGAAGAAGAAATCCGCTACATTGTTGATTCGGTTTTGGATCGGGAGATCCCAGACTCTCAATTGGCGGCTCTGTTAATGGCTGTTTTCTTTCAGGGAATGTCTGCTCTCGAAACAGCCACTTTTGCCGAGGAGATGATGCTCTCGGGCGAAATGATCGACCTGACGAAGCTCAGTAGGCCCAAAATTGACAAGTTCTCGACGGGTGGTGTCGGCGATAAAACAAGCATTGTTCTAGCGCCCCTTGCGGCGGCCTGCGGTGTGGTCATGCCAACAATAAACGGCGTAGATGAAGAGTTGGAAATCAGCACTTTACAGAAATTGTCGGCGATTAAAGGTTTTAAAAAGTCGATGCCTTTGGACGACTTTGTCACTCAGTTGAACAAGACTGGATGTGCTATCATCGAGCAGAACGATGAGATCGCCCCGACGGATGCGACGCTTTATGCCCTGAGACAGAAATGTGGTAGCATACCGAGTCTTCCATTGATCACGGCAAGTGTTCTCAGTCGGAAGTTGGCCGCTGGTGCGGAAAGTCTGGTGGTCGATGTGAAGTGGGGGAACGGATCCTTTATTCAGGATTTGGAGCAAGCGAAACAACTTGCCCGTTCCATTACCAGAGTAGGCCGCTCGATGAAGCGCCGCTGTGTTGCACTCGTGACGGACATGAATCAGCCGTTGGGCGATTCTGTAGGAACGTCCCTTGAAATCAAGGAGGCCATCGAATTGTTGAAAGGAGAGGGGCCGGAGGATCTGAAGGAAATGGTTCTCAAGCTCGGGATGGAAGTGGTTCGCCTTTCGGGCGTAGCGGGTTCCACCCTTTCGGCGAAGCAAACGGTTCAGCGGCACCTGAAAGATGGTTCTGCTTTGGAGAAATTCAAGGAAATGGTTGGGGCTCAAGGCGGTGACATCAAAATGATCGAGGATCCTGAAAAGCTTCCGAAGGCAAAGCATTGCAAGAAGCTTCCTTCTCCGAAGAGAGGTTATGTCCATACGATCAACGCTGGTATGATCGCCCGCGGTGTCAGGATGCTGGCGCAGAAGAAAAATGGCACACTCGATCCGGCGGTCGGGATATCGGAAATCAAAAAAGTGGGCACCCAGATGAAACAAGGGGAGCCTTTGATGATGATTCACTACAACGATGAAGGGAACTCAGAGGCTGCTTTGGAGTTTCTCAAGGGAGCCTACCGCCTTGCGCCAAAGCGTCCCAACACTCCAGACTTGGTGGTGGAACGGGTCGCCTAACGTCGCCTCTAGATGTAGGCGCGGCGGGCCTTCACCTGAACGATTTCCATTTCGGGAAGAATGCAGGCGCTAAGGTATCCGCCATATACGCAGGCAGTGTCGATACAGAGGGTGTGGGCCGCATAGCGAAGTTCTGGGTTTGGCGTATGCCCATAGATGACTGTCGCCGGCCCCTCCCATAATTCCGACCAGTGGATCGAATGATCTCCCATTCTCTTTGGTGGGGGTATTCTCTTAGGAGAGATCCATTTCGTGGTGCAGACTGTCGAGAGCGATTGTGTTCGCCAAGGTCTCCCAGGAATGAACCCGCCATGAACACACACAAAATCGGAGTCATTCGTCTCGTAGAAGGCACGCATCTCCGATAGAAAGTTCCAGTCGTCGAGAGTCAGTTGTTGGAGGGTTTCGTAATCGTAGGATTTCAGGATAGAGGGGTCTCTGTGCTGCCTGTATTTTAAAAGTCGGTGTTCGTGGTTACCCATTAGGCTATCAAAACGGTTCCGTCTGACGATCTGGACTGTGCGATGGCTCTCTGGACCACGATTCACCAAATCCCCCAAAAACAAGACATGATCGCTACGCTTGGGAGATAGTTTTTCGAGGAGATCTTCCAGCTCGGATGCGCAACCATGCACATCTCCGATAGCGATAATCCTTTCAGCCATGGAGAGTTTTTATGGGCTAAAAGAGAGCGGCGTCACCTCAAAACCTTCTTTTCCCTCGTCATGGAAGTCTTTCGAGAATTGGATGATCCCCCATGCACGAATGGCATCTCCAGCAGGGTTCTCGAAAATCAACAACGTCAGAAGAGCCTTTTCTTGAGGGGCAGACGGTTCGGTCTGTCCTATGCCATTCCGAAGATGGATTGGTTCGTTTAGATTTTAACCCTGAAGAGGAGGTTTCTCTTAAGGATTACCGCCCAATTGCTCAATGGCTTCGACTTTTTCGTTCCAACCAAAGTGAGCGTGAGACGGCGCGTGCAGCGGTGGAATCTGCTGATGAGTTGTTTGATCAGATGATGTCTGGCTTACAGCCTGATTCCCAAGATGAAGAACATGAGACGAAAGCTGCTCTCAGGTTTTTGCTGGCCCTCCACCTTGAACGAAAACGTGTTCTTCGCCCGGTCGGACGTCCAGAGGCAGATGGCGTCCAGGTTTATCGTCATCCGAAACGGAATCGAAGATACGAGGTCAAACCAGTTATAATGGAGGGCAATCTTCTTCGAAAATTGAAAGGTAATCTGGATGTGATCCTAAGGTAATGACTGTAGGGCGAGTGGGAACGGAAACGGTGCCAACGAAAAGAGGGTTGAATCCCTTGACTCGTAAGTCGATGAGTCCTTGCCTTTTCTATTGGGGCACTGCCCAATAGGGGTGATTCGAACACCATGAATAGAAATCTATCGATTGTAGTTCTTGCAGGCTTGGTCAGTTTCGCGTTCTGGGGATGTCGATCCATGACCATAGAGGATCCTCATATCCCGACGATTTATCTCGAGGCAGCTGGTTCTGTCCCGGGTTCCGAGCACCCGTTCGTGACGCTCCCCGTTAGTGAGACGAAAGTTCGGATTTTTGGGAATCCGGTTTTCGGACCTTTGGATATTATTCGGATAGAAATGGTGCGGGTTGAGCGTGGTGTTGCTGTGCGGTACTTGTTGACGCCGTCTGCGTCTCGTGAGCTCATTCGATCTTCTGGCGACAACCTGGGCTATCGTTATGTTTTCTTCGATAACGAAGTCCCCATTGGCGCGCGTATGATTGATGGGATGATCGACGACGGCATCCTTTACACCTTTCTTGAGGTGCCTGATGAACAGCTCGGGGAATTGGTCCAGGAAATGAACCGGACCTTGGTCGAATTCCGTCGCAACAACCGATAGAATTACAAGAGACAACGGGCTCAATGGTGCACTGAAGCTGGGTGTTATGCGTCTCAGAGTTCTAGGTTGTTTTATCGCAATTGTTGGGACCGTTTGTGCGGATCGTCTTCCCCTGGTTTGGCCGACTCCTAATCGAGCTTTTCTGGAGGGGAAACCTTATGAGGATTACATTCAACCGACGAGATCAGGACGGATCGAATCAGGCCTCTACGGTTGCACGCGGAACGGTGGGCATCGGTTTCATGAAGGTATCGACCTAAAATCAATCGAGCGGGATCGTGCAGGGAGGTCTATGGATCCAGTCTTTGCTGCTGTCCCTGGGCGAATAGCCTACGTAAATCGTGTTGCTGGAAATTCTTCTTACGGAATCTATGTAGTCTTGGAGCATGAATACGAGGACGTCACTTTTTACACACTCTATTCCCACCTACGTTCGGTCGATCCTCAGATAAAAACGGGTCTTTACATCGAACAGGGAGCCGTAGTCGGCGTATTGGGTGCAACGGCAGGTGGTTACACAATTCCGGAAAGCCGGGCTCATCTTCATTTCGAACTCGGATTACAATTAAACAGTGAGTTTGGTTGGTGGTACGATCAACAGGGGTATGGATCAAAGAATCATCACGGCGATTGGAGCGGTATTAATCTTGTTGGTTGGGATCCGCTCAAATTTTACCGGCTAGCGTTAAGAGGGCAGATCGACGGTCCCCGGGATTTTCTGTTGCGGCAACCAAAGGCCTTGACGGTTCGAGTCGATTACCCGGGTGTGCCTGACTTTATCAGGAGGAATCAAGGCTTGGTAACCCGGACCGCAGGAAACAAGAGAAGAGGGTGGGAGATAGACTTCTCCCCTTATGGCTTGCCTCTAAGGTGGCGAGAGGCTCCAGAAAGCGCATTTGCGGAGCAAACTTCGAAAATCGCGGTGGTTGATTATGATCCCGATCTCGCTTTCAAGTTGTGCCGCGACCTTTTGGATCGCCGAGGCGGTGGAGCTGTCCCGGGAAAGGATCTACGGCGATCGCTCGAATTATTGTTTGGACCTTAGCAGACCGAGGTGGTGTTGTAGGCTGAGAACTAAAAAGGGATGTCGTCTTCAGGATCTTCCGCCGTGGAAACCGGAGGAACGCTATCGTTTGATTCTGGCTCTGAAGAGCCTCCCCCGGACGTGACCTGCCATGCGTTTAGATTTACGTAATAGTTCCCCTTCCATTCCCGTCCACGGATGTCGAATTTCACAGAGAGAGAATCACCCTTGCTGACGCCTTCAAGCTGGCCGATTTTATCCTGGACAC
Above is a genomic segment from Verrucomicrobiota bacterium containing:
- a CDS encoding thymidine phosphorylase, which translates into the protein MRKKIVSPRKFVKPSYSALIEKKRDGSEFSEEEIRYIVDSVLDREIPDSQLAALLMAVFFQGMSALETATFAEEMMLSGEMIDLTKLSRPKIDKFSTGGVGDKTSIVLAPLAAACGVVMPTINGVDEELEISTLQKLSAIKGFKKSMPLDDFVTQLNKTGCAIIEQNDEIAPTDATLYALRQKCGSIPSLPLITASVLSRKLAAGAESLVVDVKWGNGSFIQDLEQAKQLARSITRVGRSMKRRCVALVTDMNQPLGDSVGTSLEIKEAIELLKGEGPEDLKEMVLKLGMEVVRLSGVAGSTLSAKQTVQRHLKDGSALEKFKEMVGAQGGDIKMIEDPEKLPKAKHCKKLPSPKRGYVHTINAGMIARGVRMLAQKKNGTLDPAVGISEIKKVGTQMKQGEPLMMIHYNDEGNSEAALEFLKGAYRLAPKRPNTPDLVVERVA
- the argS gene encoding arginine--tRNA ligase; the protein is MKTPFDLQHSLREWISGVAKNLSEFPSNFDPLVRPADPRFGDFQANGVLPLAKQLRKNPRELATALLEELTRDPRFGPALVQLSIAGPGFINIRLTPCFLTDWCGNFDNEELLSRGLQHYYAGRTVVVDFSSPNTAKQMHVGHIRSTVIGESISRLLEFCGAKVIRDNHIGDWGTQFGILLLAVEELGFDFEESPETALSLLEELYRKGNQLVEEDPQKREQARNELVLLQRGDEHRMMLWERINEISKQAFTALYEQMGISFDLTLGESYYRDKVEKVCESLESAGLAEISEGAFVVFHPEHPRFKDQPFIVRKSDGASNYATTDLATVEYRSEELNADEIVYVTDSRQRDHFEQLFLTVDKWYSSIGRRMPRLTHVWFGTILGEGGKAIKTRSGGSVKLQELLDEGVERARAIVEEKNPDLAVEEKETIAETVGIGAIFYADLMQNRTQDYQFSWDKMLSFEGNTAPYLLYAVARIYAIFRKAGIPPEAMKGEVEQLSTEEEILLARKMVLFPIAISQAIQDFRPHFLCAYLFELANAFSAFYSANRVMTDDPKERERRLMLCARTLLFLETGLELLGIKTLQKM
- a CDS encoding M23 family metallopeptidase, whose amino-acid sequence is MRLRVLGCFIAIVGTVCADRLPLVWPTPNRAFLEGKPYEDYIQPTRSGRIESGLYGCTRNGGHRFHEGIDLKSIERDRAGRSMDPVFAAVPGRIAYVNRVAGNSSYGIYVVLEHEYEDVTFYTLYSHLRSVDPQIKTGLYIEQGAVVGVLGATAGGYTIPESRAHLHFELGLQLNSEFGWWYDQQGYGSKNHHGDWSGINLVGWDPLKFYRLALRGQIDGPRDFLLRQPKALTVRVDYPGVPDFIRRNQGLVTRTAGNKRRGWEIDFSPYGLPLRWREAPESAFAEQTSKIAVVDYDPDLAFKLCRDLLDRRGGGAVPGKDLRRSLELLFGP
- the nrdR gene encoding transcriptional regulator NrdR, with the protein product MRCPKCSSTETKVVDSRVGKTETSIRRRRECISCGFRFTTTEEVLRENLRVIKMDQSREDFDRNKVMKGIRKAIEGRPVEMERVEMMIADIVDTLQKEFFDEIPTKAIGEEIMNRLKLIDQIAYVRFAIAYKDIRDIAELEQEISVFNR
- a CDS encoding DUF3127 domain-containing protein, with translation MFEIEGVVKELFEDQTFGSGFRKREFVLTTAGKYPQDIKFECVQDKIGQLEGVSKGDSLSVKFDIRGREWKGNYYVNLNAWQVTSGGGSSEPESNDSVPPVSTAEDPEDDIPF
- the dprA gene encoding DNA-processing protein DprA, with the translated sequence MEGIQDNGPKHVSSEDAWIVLNGIPHLGPITLRRLFDRFGPDPARILQAKSTELKTVEGVGGKIAESIVRWPNHFDLEREKRQLEKHQAEFIRQSDTAYPKILEEIYDPPIGLYALGSLRSFSPAIAIIGSRRTTLYGIRTAKAFAGSLARRGICIVSGLASGIDAAAHEGALEVGGETVAVLGNGADIVYPTENIHLFQSIKERGCILTEFPFGYRANRQSFPMRNRIVAGMSIGILVVETDISGGSLITARFAGDQGRQVFAIPGRIDQSTSAGCHQLIRDGATLVTSAEEIIEQLRLDELPMPTTLEIPDDGDPKLKTSSTPEETLIENCLADGEILHPDQIATSTGLETATVNATLMLLELRKVVRKRADGRFEKR
- a CDS encoding NUDIX domain-containing protein; the protein is MVGAKKAPFRISTLIFLRDEKERFLMLLRNRSPNQGRWSPIGGKLEMGFGESPFECARRETMEEVGVQLSDEDLHLFAYVSEKNFEGEKHWLMFLFHCRKRLTELPPPIDEGSFGFFSREEINDLPIPDTDDRLVWSLFDQFHEGFAGVRADCSNPKSMNAILETRVSELVRPFLPRPS
- a CDS encoding histidine triad nucleotide-binding protein, with protein sequence MSEKTLFQKIIQGEIPGDFLYEDDECVVLRDIDPQAPTHLLVIPRQVIPRVGEASEADQALLGHLLLVAGKMGREMELADGFRVVINHGKHGGESVPHLHVHLLGGRQMSWPPG
- a CDS encoding metallophosphoesterase; protein product: MAERIIAIGDVHGCASELEDLLEKLSPKRSDHVLFLGDLVNRGPESHRTVQIVRRNRFDSLMGNHEHRLLKYRQHRDPSILKSYDYETLQQLTLDDWNFLSEMRAFYETNDSDFVCVHGGFIPGRPWRTQSLSTVCTTKWISPKRIPPPKRMGDHSIHWSELWEGPATVIYGHTPNPELRYAAHTLCIDTACVYGGYLSACILPEMEIVQVKARRAYI